In Acidisarcina polymorpha, the DNA window CAACAAACTTCCCAGGACGGGCAAAATCTTACCGGCGTTCAGCTTTAAAGTAGATGACGGCCAAAGTAGATGACGGCCAAAGTAGATGACGGCCAAAGGAGATGATGGTAGAGCAGCGACGGAGGGGGCCAGGATCGGACCCATCCGGAACGGCGGGGGCACGCTTGTCACTCGTGGTGGTTGCCGCTCGTTCCGCTAGAGGCCTATACTCAGAGGGTTTGGCTGAAGCACTTCTATGACGGTGGCCGTGGCCCAACCAGAATCGGTGGATCTTCCGGTTGAGGATTGTCCTTCATCGGCGCGGAAAGTCGCACCTTGTTCCTCTGCTTGGAGTAGCCTCCGTGTGACGATGCCTTCATCCCTGCACCTTGGCTCGCTGCATATCGGCGCTTCTGCAGTGATGTTTCAGGCGTTTTTCAGATTGCCATTGCAGCAATGCACTGCAACCCCGAAGGACGCTATTGTGCCAGCCGGTCTTTGGCCGCATTTCGAATTGAAGAGCGCGGTGACTACCGGAGAGAAGCGACCGATTACGGAGATATCATGGCTACGATTACCCTCGAGCAGGAGATCAATCCCTGGGAGGCCCAGGCTGCTCGATTTGACTACGCTGCACGCAAGCTGAATCTGGATGAAGGCATCTGGAAGATTCTGCGTTACCCCTCCCGAGAGATCATCGTCCATATCCCGGTGATGATGGATGACGGCCACATCGAAGTATTTACCGGCTTTCGCGTGCAACATTCAGTCGCACGGGGACCGGGTAAGGGCGGGATTCGCTACTCACCCGACGTCACTCTCGATGAAGTGCGGGCGCTGGCCAGCTGGATGACCTGGAAGTGCGCAGTGGTGAACATTCCCTTCGGCGGGGCGAAGGGCGGCATCATCTGCGATCCGAAGCACATGTCGATGGGCGAGATCGAGCGGATGACCCGCCGCTACACCTCCGACATCATTGAGTTCATTGGGCCGGAGAAAGATGTGCCTGCACCTGATGTGAATACCAACGATCAGGTGATGGCGTGGATCATGGACACTTACTCCATGCACATGCGGCAGACGGTGACGGCGGTAGTTACCGGCAAGCCGCTGTCGATCGGTGGATCGCGGGGCAGGACCGAGGCTACTGGCCGCGGCATCGCCATGGTGTGCGACGAGGCGATGCGCTACCTGAGCATGCGCCAAGAGGGTTGCCGCGTCGTCATTCAAGGTTTTGGCAATGTGGGATCGAATGCCGCCCGGCTGATGACGGACCGCGGGTACAAGATCGTCGGGATCGCCGAGCAGGATGGCGGCCTCTATAACCCGAACGGCATCGACGTCTGCGCCCTGCTCGACTATCGCGAACGCAACCGTACGGTGC includes these proteins:
- a CDS encoding Glu/Leu/Phe/Val family dehydrogenase — translated: MATITLEQEINPWEAQAARFDYAARKLNLDEGIWKILRYPSREIIVHIPVMMDDGHIEVFTGFRVQHSVARGPGKGGIRYSPDVTLDEVRALASWMTWKCAVVNIPFGGAKGGIICDPKHMSMGEIERMTRRYTSDIIEFIGPEKDVPAPDVNTNDQVMAWIMDTYSMHMRQTVTAVVTGKPLSIGGSRGRTEATGRGIAMVCDEAMRYLSMRQEGCRVVIQGFGNVGSNAARLMTDRGYKIVGIAEQDGGLYNPNGIDVCALLDYRERNRTVLGFKGAEAADSDQLLLSDCEILIPAATENVITSRNADRIKARIVCEGANGPTTAVADEILADKKIFIIPDILANAGGVTASYFEWVQDRQGYFWNEATVNERLEAILRESFDDVVRYAEAHNVNNRIAAYMLAIDRVAFTIKQRGIYA